A single Plasmodium knowlesi strain H genome assembly, chromosome: 13 DNA region contains:
- a CDS encoding RING zinc finger protein, putative: protein MSISEHTGNEVSIAERKKKEEGSGGVINDKNVSPTDDGESMPHPMEKMKGAANDEKSVEVENCAPVGENELRSSVLCVGCSGEASHIEEGSAKFVGEENPRTEVDSDKKAQPEGILNEVKNVKNEIDVEKKHKTQISNNDTYVENAPNDNTCGEGCSNPHMNHDNKACDNGDDNDKIPNTGGTSNGGVIPNISGVLNVEDDCPLDEGNFSADDRPEENADSTSSFMLEEDINLSRRAYRNFHICSIFIHGTLLLMVTLLMGILCHDFIKLSPISQKEKTMTYFCGLLLSMLALHLCLNLYMSLVLLRQSEVSKMLKSVEAKIHVIVLVYFSMCAYIYFFEDKYYPISSTFSFAIILAIIYYFMPIFLYIILRLLFIVVILVLVFVKRKSPTPKKILKKLKIMKYVEYRKYCEEEACFGSAYFTNWKELNGEGVSAPREATTTTAMEGGHIIATSGGDNKGEEVSSGDSTSNRNAEGKTISTATSCIRDISANGSGHPKGGDPPSSSPNDRPTRSGNSSTRSNLERHLFYDRAGVAIGRGGGSDNRGGTRPNDRGRDDPANGNHQNGSDNANKHPPASYDNNCDAPNTSGEENGERNGGPNKDGKSAAVFEYFQKVLKKKNNSVQNDNVKVVHENNMEEHSFHINIECSDYVCSICCVEYLNEDDICILPCNYLHYYHKECIFKWLKRNNDCPLCRKPIGKI from the coding sequence ATGAGCATTAGCGAACATACAGGAAATGAGGTCAGCATAGcagaacgaaaaaagaaggaagaaggtaGCGGCGGAGTTataaatgacaaaaatgtGTCCCCCACAGATGATGGTGAGAGTATGCCCCATccaatggagaaaatgaaaggtgCGGCGAATGATGAGAAATCTGTAGAGGTGGAAAATTGCGCTCCGGTTGGGGAAAACGAGTTAAGAAGTAGTGTTTTGTGTGTCGGATGCAGTGGCGAGGCATCCCAcattgaagaaggaagtgccAAATTTGTAGGCGAGGAAAATCCCCGAACAGAGGTGGACAGTGATAAAAAGGCGCAGCCTGAAGGAATTCTCAATGaggtaaaaaatgttaaaaatgaaatcgATGTGGAGAAAAAGCACAAAACCCAAATTAGTAACAACGACACGTATGTAGAGAACGCCCCAAATGATAACACATGTGGAGAGGGGTGTAGCAACCCGCACATGAATCATGATAATAAGGCTTGTGATAATGGTGATGATAATGATAAGATTCCAAATACTGGAGGGACGAGCAACGGTGGGGTCATTCCAAATATCAGTGGCGTGTTAAATGTAGAGGATGATTGTCCACTggatgaaggaaatttttcagCGGATGACAGACCCGAAGAAAACGCAGACAGTACAAGCAGCTTCATGTTAGAAGAAGACATAAATTTATCCCGCAGAGCATATCGAAATTTTCACATATGTTCAATATTTATTCATGGGACTTTGTTATTAATGGTAACATTACTGATGGGTATTTTATGTCATGATTTTATCAAGCTATCTCCTATTtcacagaaggagaaaacaatGACATACTTTTGTGGGTTGCTCCTGAGCATGCTTGCTTTACATCTTTGCctaaatttatatatgtctTTAGTGTTATTGAGACAATCCGAAGTTTCCAAAATGTTAAAATCTGTGGAGGCCAAAATTCATGTTATTGTTTTGGTGTATTTCtccatgtgtgcatatatctatttttttgaagataAATATTACCCCATAAGCTCCACCTTTTCCTTCGCCATCATATTAGctataatatattattttatgccgatatttttatatataattttgagGCTTCTCTTTATAGTTGTCATTTTGGTTTTAGTTTTTGTTAAGAGGAAAAGTCCCACGCCCAAGAagattttgaaaaagttgaaaattatgaaataTGTCGAGTATAGGAAGTATTGTGAAGAGGAAGCATGCTTTGGTAGTGCCTATTTTACCAACTGGAAGGAGCTGAACGGGGAGGGCGTGTCGGCTCCACGGGAGGCCACGACAACCACCGCGATGGAGGGAGGTCATATCATAGCTACATCTGGTGGAGAtaataaaggagaagaagtttCTTCAGGTGATTCCACGTCAAACAGAAATGCAGAGGGGAAGACCATCTCGACGGCAACGTCTTGCATTCGTGACATCAGTGCAAATGGAAGTGGGCATCCGAAGGGGGGCGATCCCCCTAGCAGTAGCCCGAATGACCGACCAACCCGCAGTGGCAACAGCAGCACGAGGAGTAACCTCGAGAGGCACCTTTTTTATGATCGTGCGGGGGTAGCTATTGGTAGAGGAGGAGGGTCCGACAATCGGGGGGGTACTCGACCTAACGATAGGGGGAGAGACGACCCGGCAAATGGTAATCATCAAAATGGTAGCGATAACGCCAATAAGCATCCTCCCGCAAGTTACGATAACAACTGTGATGCTCCAAATACAAGTGGTGAAGAAAATGGCGAAAGAAATGGTGGGCCAAATAAAGACGGCAAATCAGCAGCAGTATTTGAATACTTTCAGAaagttttgaagaaaaaaaataattccgtACAAAATGACAATGTTAAAGTAGTACATGAAAATAACATGGAGGAACATTCCTTTCATATAAATATCGAGTGCTCCGATTACGTTTGTTCTATATGTTGCGTCGAGTACCTGAATGAAGATGATATTTGTATTTTGCCATGTAACTACCTGCATTACTATCACAAGGAATGTATTTTTAAGTGGTTGAAGAGGAACAACGACTGCCCCCTCTGCAGAAAGCCCATTGGGAAAATCTGA
- a CDS encoding ribonucleoside-diphosphate reductase small chain, putative, translated as MADVLNISKVPIFSKKEKAFSDLQKSKEANEKILSKETDRFTLYPILYPDVWDFYKKAEASFWTAEEIDLSSDLKDFEKLNENEKHFIKHVLAFFAASDGIVLENLASKFLRQVQITEAKKFYSFQIAVENIHSETYSLLIDNYIKDEKERMNLFHAIENIPAVKNKALWAAKWINDTNSFAERIVANACVEGILFSGSFCAIFWFKKQNKLHGLTFSNELISRDEGLHTDFNCLIYSLLENKLPEEVVQNIVKEAVEVERSFICESLPCDLIGMNSRLMSQYIEFVADRLLECLGSRKIFHAKNPFNWMDLISLQGKTNFFEKRVADYQKSGVMAQRKDQVFCLNSDF; from the coding sequence ATGGCGGACGTGCTGAACATTTCGAAGGTTccgattttttcaaaaaaggaaaaggcattTAGCGATTTGCAAAAAAGCAAAGAGGCCAATGAGAAGATTCTGAGTAAAGAGACAGACCGATTTACCTTGTACCCCATTTTGTACCCAGACGTTTGGGATTTTTACAAGAAAGCGGAAGCCTCCTTCTGGACAGCTGAGGAAATTGACTTGTCCAGCGATTTAAAAGAtttcgaaaaattaaatgaaaatgaaaaacactTCATAAAACATGTGTTGGCCTTTTTTGCAGCCAGTGATGGAATAGTGTTGGAAAATTTAGCGAGCAAATTTTTACGCCAAGTGCAAATAACGGAGGCAAAgaaattttattccttccagATTGCCGTTGAAAATATTCATTCGGAGACCTATAGCTTGTTAATAGACAACTACATAAAGGATGAGAAGGAGAGAATGAATCTATTTCACGCTATTGAGAACATCCCCGCTGTGAAGAACAAAGCTCTGTGGGCTGCCAAGTGGATAAACGACACGAACTCCTTTGCCGAAAGGATAGTAGCGAATGCGTGTGTAGAGGGTATTTTATTTAGTGGAAGTttctgtgccattttttggtTTAAAAAGCAGAACAAGTTACATGGACTCACATTCAGTAACGAACTAATTAGTCGGGATGAGGGATTACACACAGATTTTAATTGTCTGATTTATAGCCTtctggaaaataaattgccGGAAGAAGTGGTCCAGAATATTGTGAAGGAGGCCGTAGAGGTAGAACGCTCTTTTATTTGTGAATCATTACCTTGCGATTTAATTGGGATGAACTCAAGATTAATGTCACAATACATTGAATTCGTGGCGGATAGATTGTTGGAGTGTCTGGGGTCtcggaaaatttttcatgcAAAGAACCCCTTCAACTGGATGGACCTCATATCTCTGCAGGGAAAGACCAACTTCTTCGAGAAACGTGTCGCTGATTATCAGAAATCTGGAGTCATGGCACAGAGAAAGGATCAAGTCTTTTGCCTAAACAGTGACTTCTGA
- a CDS encoding COBW domain-containing protein 1, putative: protein MIGITIITGFLGAGKTTLLKNLLKQSRQNGKKIAIIHNEFTENNNNIDKIVFKDINDIYNFPKEDGGADRRVRKGTNDLNNEWKNDGHSDGESDQNDITIVNRIEKEEGYIYELNNGCLCCSNKSNFVKLIENILSMKTTYDYIFVEVAGVYDNIQLNNLLWLDELNKSQIYLDSIIYLLDAYNFVNSFQGGDLFHGHGALAEAASRFASIQIQKEESLPSEEEEEKEKRREGNMNPPPKDTSPNEQLIVCDVVIINKIDKISEQEKEKIKTFVSNMNPLSQIYLTSYATLPMVQLTELKCYEKKNIKDILANSLSSHTADRKDVFHYNDFVNCSLHYEHNIPYLVHLGEQLNRMKSEFVKNTSKNTLRQILSLKKKNIFSFRKINETLVSLLWGKNLEIYRGKGVFLAFNDDVYSHKSKLKLNMYYYQSVGDLYEIDLVMSDLHTFFPSALHEMQTNLESVTVCTDKENDNLSEPFNDGDDLSDIENYLSDSSSGSDGSDASGSPDNCGNRRNRDGGEYNVKNILTGGDVFSSSFLFIGKNIDVEGIKQKLSNCMCD from the coding sequence ATGATCGGAATTACCATCATCACTGGGTTCCTGGGGGCGGGCAAAACCACCCTGCTCAAGAACCTCCTTAAGCAGAGCCGCcagaatgggaaaaaaatagctataaTCCATAACGAGTTCACCGAGAATAATAACAACATCGACAAAATTGTATTCAAGGATATAAACGatatttataatttcccTAAGGAGGACGGGGGGGCAGACAGGCGGGTGAGGAAGGGCACGAACGACCTGAACAACGAATGGAAGAATGACGGGCACTCCGATGGAGAGAGCGACCAGAACGACATAACCATTGTGAACCGaatcgaaaaggaagaaggataCATCTACGAACTGAATAACGGTTGCCTCTGTTGCTCCAACAAAAGCAACTTCGTTAAATTAATAGAAAATATCCTTTCCATGAAAACTACTTACGACTACATCTTCGTCGAAGTGGCGGGGGTCTACGACAACATACAGCTGAACAACTTATTATGGCTAGATGAACTAAACAAGTCTCAAATTTACCTTGACAGTATTATCTATCTTCTGGACGCATATAATTTTGTGAATTCCTTTCAAGGGGGGGATTTATTCCACGGGCATGGCGCCCTGGCGGAGGCTGCATCACGGTTCGCTTCTATTCAGATTCAGAAAGAAGAGAGCCTCCCTTccgaggaagaggaagaaaaagagaagaggaGAGAGGGAAATATGAACCCTCCCCCCAAGGACACCTCCCCAAACGAACAACTAATTGTGTGCGACGTTGTAATTATAAATAAGATAGACAAAATTAGtgaacaggaaaaagaaaaaataaaaaccttCGTTAGCAACATGAACCCATTAAGTCAGATTTACCTGACCAGTTATGCTACCCTCCCGATGGTACAACTAACAGAACTCAAAtgttacgaaaaaaaaaatataaaagataTTTTAGCTAATTCCTTGAGCAGTCACACTGCAGATCGTAAGGACGTATTCCATTACAACGATTTTGTGAATTGTTCACTTCACTATGAACACAACATTCCATATCTTGTGCATCTAGGTGAACAACTAAATAGAATGAAAAGTGAATTTGTCAAAAATACAAGTAAAAATACACTGAGACAGAtcctttctttaaaaaaaaaaaacattttttctttcagaAAAATTAACGAAACTTTGGTTTCCCTTCTGTGGGGTAAAAATTTAGAAATTTATCGGGGCAAGGGTGTTTTTCTCGCCTTCAATGATGATGTATATAGCCATAAGAGTAAGTTAAAGCTAAACATGTACTATTACCAAAGTGTTGGTGATCTGTACGAAATCGACTTGGTTATGAGCGACCTCCATACGTTCTTTCCGTCTGCTCTGCATGAGATGCAAACAAACCTGGAAAGTGTGACAGTGTGCACTGATAAGGAGAATGACAATCTCTCTGAACCTTTCAACGATGGGGACGACCTATCCGACATTGAGAACTACCTTTCGGACTCCTCCTCCGGAAGCGACGGAAGCGATGCAAGTGGCAGTCCGGACAATTGCGGCAATCGCCGTAACAGGGATGGAGGAGAGTACAACGTGAAGAACATTTTAACTGGGGGCGACGTCTTTTCGtcctccttcctcttcatagggaaaaatatagatGTGGAGGGGATCAAGCAAAAATTAAGTAACTGCATGTGTGATTAA
- a CDS encoding DNA mismatch repair protein, putative, with translation MRSSTGTCLNLLIGLYVLFSEDTVCLRKMLLFNCLEKAKVVLMVNVRRRKSVIRFSKCYVNNLIYTREDDIYRINQVEGCAPQVEKGADKHTIGEVVDRSTDESTSGASIISNSNWGNLEQLENFGNLPDEGSDNGTVHQKQFEPSDYELQMYKNKWKIPLYWIKKLERLKNMNAINCVEHLKDDNLLYFDNYKNKGLLKFLNEEKKKYSNCIILVRVGDFYETYGLDCIFLIEFLNIKKMNNKLSCGFIKTSINKALHILTSNNLNVCVYEEMNEKSLKMKKRYLSQIVTPEFPIYLNNIQYCQEESNNVDESSDKGNSLLFQTYDLENHFVVKEIVCIYIESKNIFSLSKINLSLKTISIFDNITFDVLNVYLKNTNFLKAYIHQHHNTSFTKKITQLFRVENYYLFNNFSNSLRFHLFILEKLKRQINVEGLFRLIRNKSVFRVKGDNCDTSVEQTKDAQTYYSYCTPLNIFTSYNMGVYRQNNCYDNRSSYLFYNIVDASNSDSNSININESMEFFKNVFLFYPPFQVTKHIRYINEYIKKNQENLIIPNVRPFRNNIIVTLLSNLKADHTTLKRIFTNVQAVHKCMDRFEYSLLTSIFRVMNHQNSFNLNVIKFYHLLKNIENILEANLQIYPSNFLYVSEIPSFNEFVFYHESEVHNLINENLLLEQNKGIIAARKDLLESIIQDYADVKENGEEKKYDLDDLQKIIKVDNSNDVIGIKKKKKNFQSSHFFHPLNKKSDVMKNVYVTEHVQRKIKNYLSAIDKKKRRISEVIRGVNVQLSSSVHILSFVSNFLQIIQALYNHTINSIKRKWSLPICKHLTVRYTKKIFDNIDEKLSYMQKCLYEEEENTVVANNSDGKNDPLNDPDEKHFIELSEEEEKKISQNVDPDSVGEIKKIYKKKNYMNDSLTYILGAKPYNMNKDNLIKYDIFLKKKKFILLTGKNMSGKTTLSFTLLCILFLANLGMYAPCEEKSIVSKFREFYSLKNVNYQEQIENMSLFREQTYYINSIIEEIKENYPFSRQSSRDGEVFILFDEPCIATTPVDNAVIISALSDYLQNYCGIIITHNYDLLRKICLNENIVFKKINESINYLTTQAYEQRATLENGVCKNSEALETCRHTNVDGKMLELLTLYQQKYKLIHNLSDTLYYRFIEYVKCNDVKDVKKNMNDFFEYCLSVSLREGKTHKGDFSEGKKMMDIFEHDRWKNMAHGLEFLQRGDLEKGDGKREDYSNVRGEELYVQSFSNDSEDRNMGSSTLDMEMIRSVAREMQEKELTLAIEQIEDAVKRKVFKIEMNEDVPIFFKNKSVVYILCIFSQKKKKPYFYIGISDNISERLKCHTRNLLKNKNLLKNEKKNNILNYKFDMDSFYTLLFHVENKMFASKYERELSDLLKNGYDILSK, from the exons ATGAGAAGCAGTACCGGAACGTGCCTTAACCTGTTGATAGGCCTTTATGTACTTTTCTCCGAAGATACAGTGTGCCTGAGAAAGATGTTACTGTTTAACTGCTTGGAGAAGGCAAAAGTTGTCCTTATGGTGAAtgtgaggagaagaaaaagtgtaaTTCGATTCAGTAAGTGCTACGTAAATAATTTGATATATACTAGGGAGGATGATATATATAGGATAAACCAGGTGGAGGGCTGCGCCCCCCAGGTGGAGAAGGGCGCGGATAAGCATACCATAGGGGAAGTGGTGGATAGGTCTACTGATGAGTCTACCAGTGGGGCGAGCATTATCTCGAATAGCAATTGGGGCAATCTGGAGCAATTAGAAAATTTTGGCAATTTGCCGGATGAAGGGAGCGACAACGGTACGGTTCACCAGAAGCAGTTCGAGCCATCCGACTACGAACTGCAGATGTAcaagaacaaatggaaaattccCCTTTACTGGATAAAGAAATTGGAGAggctaaaaaatatgaacgccATAAATTGCGTAGAACATTTAAAGGATGATaatttgctttattttgataactacaaaaataaaggattgctaaaatttttaaatgaagagaaaaagaaatacagtAACTGCATTATTTTGGTAAGGGTTGGAGATTTTTATGAGACATATGGATTGGATTGTATATTCCttattgaatttttaaatataaaaaaaatgaacaacaaaTTATCATGTGGATTTATCAAGACAAGTATCAACAAAGCGCTACATATACTAACGAGTAACAATTTAAATGTCTGTGTGTATGAGGAGATGAATGAAAAGTcgttgaaaatgaaaaagaggtACCTTTCTCAGATAGTAACTCCTGAATTTCCCATTTATTTGAACAACATACAATACTGTCAAGAGGAGAGTAACAACGTGGATGAATCGTCTGACAAAGGAAACAGCCTCCTCTTCCAGACATACGATTTGGAGAACCATTTCGTGGTGAAGGAAATTGTGTGCATTTACATTgaaagcaaaaatattttttcccttagcAAAATTAACTTGAGCTTGAAAACAATTTCTATTTTTGACAACATAACTTTCGATGTATTAAatgtttatttaaaaaatacaaattttttaaaagcttACATTCATCAACACCACAATACAAgctttacgaaaaaaattacgcaaCTTTTTCGGGTCGAGAATTATTACCTCTTTAATAACTTTTCCAACAGTCTACgctttcatttgttcattttggagAAACTGAAGAGGCAGATAAATGTGGAAGGCCTCTTCAGGCTTATAAGAAACAAGAGTGTGTTTCGCGTTAAGGGGGATAACTGTGATACATCGGTCGAACAGACCAAGGATGCGCAAACATATTACTCGTATTGCACACCCCTGAATATATTCACCAGTTATAACATGGGCGTGTACAGGCAGAATAATTGTTACGATAACAGAAGCAGTTACCTCTTCTACAACATAGTGGATGCATCCAACAGTGACTCTAACTCCATCAACATTAACGAATCGATGGAATTCTTTAAGaacgttttccttttctatccCCCCTTCCAAGTAACGAAACATATAAGATACATAAATGAGTACATTAAAAAGAATCAAGAGAATTTAATTATTCCGAATGTTAGACCCTTTAGAAACAACATAATTGTAACTCTCCTGTCTAACTTAAAAGCTGATCATACAACATTGAAGAGAATATTTACCAATGTGCAGGCAGTACACAAGTGCATGGATCGATTCGAGTACTCTCTCCTGACATCCATTTTTCGCGTGATGAATCACCAGAATAGCTTTAATTTAAATGtcataaaattttatcatcTGTTGAAGAATATTGAAAACATTTTGGAGGCCAACTTGCAAATATATCCGTCGAATTTTCTTTACGTATCTgaaattccttcctttaatGAGTTCGTTTTTTATCATGAGAGTGAGGTGCATAATTTAATCAACGAGAATTTGCTCCTTGAACAAAATAAGGGGATCATAGCCGCGAGGAAGGATTTACTTGAAAGCATCATTCAGGATTATGCTGATGTTAAGGAAAAtggagaggagaaaaaatacgaTTTAGATGATTTGCAGAAGATAATAAAAGTGGACAACAGTAACGATGTTATTgggataaagaagaaaaaaaaaaatttccaatcttcgcatttttttcatccgtTGAATAAAAAATCTGACGTAATGAAAAACGTTTATGTGACTGAACACGTTCAGAGAAAAATCAAGAACTACTTGTCTGCTATTGATAAGAAGAAACGTCGAATTAGTGAAGTTATCCGTGGAGTGAATGTTCAACTATCCTCCTCCGTGCATATTCTTTCCTTCGTGTCTAACTTTTTGCAGATCATTCAG GCCCTCTACAACCACACCATAAACAGTATCAAGCGCAAGTGGAGCTTGCCCATCTGCAAGCACCTAACCGTGAGGTACACAAAGAAGATCTTCGACAACATTGACGAGAAGTTAAGTTACATGCAAAAGTGCCTGtacgaggaagaagaaaatacagTTGTGGCAAACAATTCGGATGGAAAGAACGACCCTTTGAATGATCCAGATGAAAAACATTTTATCGAACtgagtgaagaagaagagaagaaaatttcacaaaatgtGGATCCCGATTCAGTCggagagataaaaaaaatttataaaaaaaaaaattacatgaaTGACTCTCTAACGTATATTTTAGGAGCCAAGCCATATAATATGAATAAAGACAACCTAATCAAGTACgatatttttctaaaaaaaaaaaagttcattcTCTTGactggaaaaaatatgagtGGAAAGACTACACTGTCGTTTACGTTGCTATGTATCCTTTTTCTGGCTAACCTGG GCATGTATGCCCCCTGCGAGGAAAAGAGCATCGTTTCTAAATTTCGCGAATTCTAcagtttaaaaaatgtgaactacCAAGAGCAGATAGAGAACATGTCCTTGTTTAGGGAGCAGACATATTACATAAATTCAATTATCGAGGAGATCAAGGAAAACTACCCCTTCTCCAGACAATCCTCTCGGGATGGAGAAGTTTTCATTCTCTTCGACGAACCTTGCATAGCGACCACGCCAGTTGACAATGCAG TGATCATCAGCGCCCTGTCAGACTACCTCCAAAATTACTGCGGAATAATAATCACACACAACTACGACTTGTTGCGGAAAATTTGCCTGAACGAAAATatcgtttttaaaaaaattaatgaaagcATAAATTATTTGACGACACAAGCATATGAGCAAAGAGCCACGCTGGAAAATGGCGTTTGCAAAAATAGCGAAGCTTTGGAAACATGTAGACACACAAATGTTGATGGAAAAATGTTGGAGCTCTTAACTTTGTACCAACAGAAATACAAGTTGATACATAACCTAAGCGACACGCTGTATTACAGGTTTATAGAGTACGTAAAATGTAATGATGTAaaggatgtaaaaaaaaatatgaacgatTTTTTTGAATATTGCTTGAGTGTCTCTTTGCGGGAAGGGAAAACACACAAAGGTGATTTTTctgagggaaagaaaatgatggATATATTTGAACATGACAGGTGGAAAAATATGGCACACGGTTTGGAATTTTTGCAGAGAGGAGACTTAGAGAAGGGAGATGGCAAAAGGGAGGATTATTCGAATGTGAGGGGAGAAGAATTATATGTTCAAAGCTTCTCCAACGATAGTGAGGATCGAAATATGGGGAGCTCCACTCTGGACATGGAAATGATTCGTTCAGTGGCCCGAGAAATGCAGGAAAAGGAACTGACCTTAGCAATTGAACAAATCGAAGATgcagtgaaaaggaaagtgtTTAAAATTGAAATGAATGAGGatgtccccattttttttaaaaacaaaagtgtAGTGTACAtattgtgcattttttcgcaaaaaaaaaaaaaaccatatttttacatagGTATAAGTGACAACATCTCTGAGAGGTTAAAATGCCACACGAGGAATTTattaaagaataaaaatcttttaaaaaatgaaaaaaaaaataacatactTAATTATAAATTTGACATGGACTCCTTCTACACACTTTTGTTTCAcgtggaaaacaaaatgttcGCATCCAAATATGAGCGAGAGTTATCGGATTTGCTGAAAAACGGATATGACATTCTGTCAAAGTAG
- a CDS encoding trafficking protein particle complex subunit 1, putative, with translation MSHEKGADKQDAGREYYYLYIFFKNQCIYSIDLKNEEREKTSSPNKIEKEKLLLGSIYALNYLCFNIQPNKKLKNLYKSMHNINKNINHSLKTHNQNIANTQNNLHVGNFNSFNTPFYKLHYFETLTAYKFVIITHKSTPNLSGFLRDIYKTIFLDFIILNPLYNTGDEIRDKSFDEKILDRIRGLTPA, from the exons ATGTCGCACGAGAAGGGCGCAGACAAGCAGGACGCAGGGCGCGAGTACTACTACCTCTAcatcttcttcaaaaatCAGTGCATCTATAGCattgatttaaaaaatgaggaaagagaaaaaacgaGTTCGCCAAACAAaatcgaaaaggagaagctCCTCCTGGGATCCATCTATGCTCTCAACTACCTCTGCTTCAACATACAACCGAAcaagaagttaaaaaatcTCTACAAATCCATGCACAATAtcaataaaaatatcaaccACAGTTTGAAGACCCACAACCAAAATATTGCCAACACACAGAACAATCTACACGTTGGCAATTTTAACTCTTTCAACACCCCCTTTTACAAATTGCATTACTTCGAAACGCTCACAG CCTACAAATTTGTTATAATCACTCATAAGAGCACCCCGAATTTGTCCGGTTTTTTGAGAGACATATACAAGACCATATTCCTTGATTTTATCATCCTAAACCCACTTTACAAT ACAGGAGACGAAATACGGGACAAATCATTCGACGAGAAGATACTTGACCGCATTAGGGGGCTGACTCCAGCATAG